Proteins encoded in a region of the Vicinamibacterales bacterium genome:
- a CDS encoding dicarboxylate/amino acid:cation symporter, whose amino-acid sequence MQILSGILLGMAAGLWLGREAAPLGQIGTLVIQLVKLFAVPLLLFAILDAFLETDIGGRAAGRMIGITSINTAIALLIGLGLSNWLEPGRHLTLPAITGPTPAPPGRIEFLKTISGYIPSNFVDPFRENLVITIILLAVAVGLALRAVKREQIARGQTRYRAVEDFVASAFRATEIVLGWVIRLIPFAVFGVVAKTIGEQGFAPLKGLAVYVGVALLGLAVHVFITYQAWIVLVARMPLRQFWRGARDPVLYAMGAASSLATLPVTLNALNRMKVSPESARLAACVGTNLNNDGILLYEAMAVLFVAQVHGLDLTVGQQLVAAFGCIVAGVGISGIPDAGLISLSLVLTTVGLPVEIVPLLFTVDWLIGRTRAMTNVISDMLVAVLLDRTASR is encoded by the coding sequence GTGCAGATACTGTCCGGCATCCTCCTCGGAATGGCTGCCGGCTTGTGGCTCGGACGCGAGGCCGCCCCCCTCGGGCAGATCGGCACCCTCGTCATCCAACTGGTCAAGCTGTTCGCCGTTCCGCTGCTGCTCTTCGCGATTCTCGACGCGTTCCTCGAAACCGATATCGGCGGGCGCGCCGCAGGGCGGATGATCGGCATCACCTCGATCAACACCGCCATCGCGCTGCTGATCGGTCTCGGTCTGTCGAACTGGCTCGAGCCGGGACGCCACCTGACGCTGCCGGCGATCACCGGCCCGACGCCGGCGCCACCGGGCCGGATCGAGTTCCTCAAGACGATCAGCGGCTACATCCCCAGCAACTTCGTCGATCCCTTCCGCGAGAACCTGGTCATCACCATCATCCTCCTCGCGGTGGCGGTCGGCCTGGCGCTGCGCGCGGTCAAGCGCGAGCAGATCGCGCGCGGCCAGACCCGCTACCGCGCCGTCGAGGACTTCGTCGCGTCGGCGTTCCGCGCCACGGAGATCGTGCTCGGCTGGGTAATCCGCCTGATCCCGTTCGCCGTGTTCGGCGTCGTCGCGAAGACGATCGGCGAGCAGGGCTTCGCGCCGCTGAAGGGACTGGCGGTGTACGTCGGCGTCGCGCTGCTCGGCCTCGCCGTGCACGTCTTCATCACCTATCAGGCCTGGATCGTCCTGGTCGCGCGCATGCCGCTGCGCCAGTTCTGGCGCGGCGCCCGCGATCCGGTGCTGTACGCGATGGGGGCGGCCAGCAGCCTCGCCACGCTGCCGGTGACGCTGAACGCGCTGAATCGAATGAAGGTCTCGCCCGAATCAGCGCGGCTCGCCGCCTGTGTCGGGACCAATCTCAACAACGACGGGATCCTGCTCTACGAGGCGATGGCGGTGCTCTTCGTGGCGCAGGTGCACGGCCTCGATCTGACCGTCGGGCAGCAGCTCGTCGCGGCTTTCGGCTGCATCGTCGCCGGCGTCGGGATCTCCGGCATTCCGGACGCCGGGCTGATCTCGCTCTCGCTGGTCCTCACGACCGTGGGGCTGCCGGTCGAGATCGTGCCGCTGCTGTTCACGGTCGACTGGCTGATCGGTCGCACGCGGGCGATGACGAACGTTATCAGTGACATGCTCGTCGCCGTGCTGCTGGATAGAACCGCCTCCCGCTGA
- a CDS encoding UPF0182 family protein yields MRLRTFPLIAALLIIGTIVPAAARFYTDWLWFIELGFESVFLRALGAQATVGILSGAVALALLAANLLVALRALRPRPFRVTTPNGPQVVMMDPSGIRPIALGAVVLIALLIGNYAGDRWETWLYFLNATPFGRTDPILGRDIAFYLFTLPVLEMLLGMAYFVLFLMAVVAGAAYAFGEEIGFGVTRQVFISATAGRHLGLLAAAALLALAFGAWLQIPQMMAVPSGVVTGPTYADVHARIPALWALAGAGAIGAVLAAVFAFRGGRLWPIGAAAALYIAVSLAGSVYAAVIQRFVVAPNEQVRETPFIVHNIQATRTAFGLEGTIERPLSGEARLTRADLERNAATIDNVPLWNDRPLLDTFSQIQEIRTYYDFVAVDNDRYTIDGKYRQIMLSARELNPRSLPSRTWINERLTFTHGYGLTLGPVNEVTREGLPVLFIKDLPLATTAGLQVTQPAIYFGEMPNDHVFVKTKTQEFDYPRGEDNVFADYRGTGGVPLSNVFRRLMFAMRFRSTDTFFSPNLTSDSRVMMYRNIVERVQRIAPFLTYDPDPYLAISGGRLVWMQDVYTTSRRYPYATAAGGVNYIRNSIKVTIDAYDGTTTFHVIDPADPIAQTVGKIFPDLLKPLSAMPEDLRTRLRYPQQIFTMQAAMFATFHMTSPAVFYNREDQWEIPAFDVGGERTPMHPYYTIMKLPGENGAEYIQMLPFTPRGKDNLASWMVARSDGANYGRLAVFQFPKQTVIFGPRQVAARINQDQVISPQITLWNQQGSEVIQGTLLVIPIEESLIYVRPLYLRAAGGQIPELKRVIVAYQNNIVMEETLDAALARIFPRGAGAPPPAVTAAEGQPPAGTPAQTPPATATAITSLAEQARTHYERAMQAQREGNWALYGEEIKKLGEVLRRMREK; encoded by the coding sequence ATGAGACTGCGAACGTTTCCGCTCATCGCGGCGCTGCTGATCATCGGTACGATCGTTCCGGCGGCGGCGAGGTTCTACACCGACTGGCTGTGGTTCATCGAGCTCGGCTTCGAGTCGGTGTTTCTGCGCGCGCTCGGCGCGCAGGCGACGGTCGGAATCCTCTCGGGGGCGGTCGCGCTCGCCCTGCTCGCGGCGAACCTGCTGGTGGCGCTGCGCGCGCTGCGGCCGCGGCCATTCCGCGTCACCACGCCGAACGGGCCGCAGGTCGTGATGATGGATCCTTCCGGCATCCGTCCGATCGCGCTCGGCGCCGTCGTGCTGATCGCGCTGCTGATCGGCAACTACGCCGGCGACCGATGGGAGACCTGGCTGTACTTCCTCAACGCCACGCCGTTCGGCAGGACGGATCCGATTCTCGGCCGCGACATCGCCTTCTATCTCTTCACCCTCCCGGTGCTCGAGATGCTGCTGGGGATGGCGTACTTCGTTCTGTTCCTGATGGCGGTCGTCGCCGGCGCTGCATATGCGTTCGGCGAAGAGATCGGCTTCGGCGTGACGAGGCAGGTGTTCATCTCCGCCACCGCCGGCCGGCACCTCGGACTGCTGGCGGCGGCGGCGCTGCTCGCGCTCGCCTTCGGCGCCTGGCTGCAGATTCCGCAGATGATGGCGGTGCCGTCCGGGGTGGTGACCGGGCCCACCTACGCCGACGTGCACGCGCGGATCCCGGCTCTCTGGGCCCTCGCCGGCGCCGGCGCGATCGGCGCCGTGCTGGCGGCCGTGTTCGCGTTCCGCGGCGGGCGGCTCTGGCCGATTGGCGCGGCAGCGGCGCTGTACATCGCCGTGTCGCTCGCCGGCAGCGTCTATGCGGCGGTCATTCAGCGGTTCGTCGTCGCGCCCAACGAACAGGTCCGCGAGACCCCGTTCATCGTCCACAACATCCAGGCGACGCGCACCGCGTTCGGGCTCGAGGGCACGATCGAGCGGCCGCTCTCCGGCGAGGCGCGGCTGACCCGCGCCGACCTGGAGCGCAATGCCGCCACCATCGACAACGTGCCGCTCTGGAACGATCGGCCGCTGCTCGACACGTTCAGCCAGATCCAGGAGATCCGCACGTACTACGACTTCGTCGCCGTCGACAACGATCGCTACACCATCGACGGCAAGTACCGGCAGATCATGCTGTCGGCGCGCGAGCTCAACCCGCGGAGTCTGCCGAGCCGGACGTGGATCAACGAGCGCCTGACCTTCACCCACGGGTACGGACTCACGCTCGGGCCGGTCAACGAAGTGACCCGGGAAGGCCTGCCGGTGCTCTTCATCAAGGACCTTCCGCTGGCGACGACGGCCGGGCTCCAGGTGACGCAGCCGGCGATCTACTTCGGCGAGATGCCGAACGATCACGTGTTCGTCAAAACCAAGACGCAGGAGTTCGACTATCCGCGCGGCGAAGACAACGTCTTCGCCGACTACCGGGGCACCGGCGGCGTGCCGCTCTCGAACGTGTTCCGGCGCCTGATGTTCGCGATGCGGTTCCGCTCCACCGATACGTTCTTCTCCCCGAACCTGACCTCCGACAGCCGCGTGATGATGTACCGCAACATCGTCGAGCGCGTGCAGCGCATCGCGCCGTTTCTCACCTACGATCCGGACCCGTACCTGGCGATCTCCGGCGGCCGCCTGGTGTGGATGCAGGACGTCTACACGACCTCGCGCCGGTATCCGTATGCGACCGCGGCGGGGGGCGTGAACTACATCCGCAACTCCATCAAGGTGACGATCGATGCCTACGACGGCACCACGACCTTCCACGTCATCGATCCGGCCGATCCGATCGCGCAGACGGTCGGGAAGATCTTTCCGGACCTGCTGAAGCCGCTGTCCGCGATGCCGGAGGATCTGCGCACGCGGCTGCGCTACCCGCAGCAGATCTTCACGATGCAGGCGGCGATGTTCGCGACCTTCCACATGACCAGTCCGGCGGTGTTCTACAACCGCGAGGATCAGTGGGAGATCCCGGCGTTCGACGTCGGCGGCGAGCGCACGCCGATGCATCCCTACTACACGATCATGAAGCTGCCGGGGGAGAACGGCGCGGAGTACATCCAGATGCTGCCGTTCACGCCGCGCGGCAAGGACAACCTGGCGTCGTGGATGGTGGCGCGCAGCGACGGCGCCAACTACGGCAGGCTCGCGGTGTTCCAGTTCCCGAAGCAGACCGTGATCTTCGGCCCGCGCCAGGTCGCGGCCCGCATCAACCAGGATCAGGTCATCTCGCCGCAGATCACGCTGTGGAACCAGCAGGGGTCGGAAGTCATCCAGGGCACGCTGCTGGTGATTCCCATCGAAGAGTCGCTGATCTACGTGCGGCCGCTGTACCTCCGCGCCGCCGGCGGCCAGATCCCCGAGCTGAAACGCGTCATCGTCGCCTACCAGAACAACATCGTCATGGAGGAGACGCTCGACGCCGCGCTCGCGCGCATCTTCCCGCGCGGCGCGGGCGCGCCGCCGCCGGCCGTGACGGCGGCCGAGGGCCAGCCGCCGGCCGGTACGCCGGCGCAGACGCCGCCGGCGACGGCCACCGCCATCACGTCACTGGCGGAGCAGGCGCGGACCCACTACGAGCGCGCGATGCAGGCGCAGCGCGAGGGAAACTGGGCGCTCTACGGAGAGGAGATCAAGAAGCTCGGCGAGGTGCTCCGGCGCATGCGGGAGAAGTAG
- a CDS encoding glucosamine-6-phosphate deaminase produces the protein MLRTHDDAAALAIAASRDAAARIREAIVTRGRARIVAATGASQIAFLDRLVREPGIDWLLVEMFHLDEYVGLPIDHPASFRKYLLERLIRPAGIARYHLLDGERDPAEVCRHVGARLRKEAVDVAFVGIGENGHLAFNDPPADFETEEPYLVVKLDERCRRQQVGEGWFARLEDVPQTAISMSIRQILRARGIVCVVPDRRKAEAVREAIEGPVDPMVPASILQRHPHATIHLDRESASLLRKRL, from the coding sequence GTGCTGCGAACGCACGATGACGCGGCGGCGCTCGCGATCGCGGCGTCGCGCGACGCCGCCGCGCGCATCCGCGAGGCGATCGTCACCCGGGGTCGCGCCCGCATCGTCGCCGCCACGGGCGCGTCGCAGATCGCCTTCCTCGACCGCCTGGTGCGCGAGCCCGGCATCGACTGGCTGCTCGTCGAGATGTTCCATCTCGACGAGTACGTCGGCCTGCCGATCGATCACCCCGCGAGCTTTCGCAAGTACCTGCTGGAACGTTTGATCCGGCCCGCCGGCATCGCCCGCTACCATCTGCTCGACGGCGAGCGCGATCCCGCGGAGGTCTGCCGGCATGTCGGCGCGCGGCTGCGCAAGGAAGCCGTCGACGTCGCGTTCGTCGGCATCGGCGAGAACGGCCATCTCGCGTTCAACGATCCGCCGGCGGATTTCGAGACCGAGGAGCCGTATCTGGTCGTGAAGCTCGACGAACGCTGCCGGCGGCAGCAGGTCGGCGAAGGCTGGTTCGCGCGCCTGGAAGACGTGCCGCAGACGGCGATCTCGATGTCGATCCGGCAGATCCTGCGCGCCAGAGGCATCGTCTGCGTGGTGCCGGACCGCCGGAAGGCGGAAGCGGTGCGGGAGGCGATCGAGGGGCCGGTCGATCCGATGGTGCCCGCGTCCATCCTGCAGCGGCATCCCCACGCGACGATTCACCTGGATCGCGAGTCCGCGTCGCTGCTCCGAAAGAGGTTATGA
- a CDS encoding FAD:protein FMN transferase, translated as MGIDLEVIRVVRVIRGLGAVAVAALLVLGGSAAAEQRFEFSAPHMGTLVRLVLYAADASAAEAAAARAFGRIGALDETLSDYRETSELNQVSRRAGAGAVEVSEDLFRVLEAGQRVARASGGAFDVTAGPLSLVWREARRRKTLPDPARLAAARALVGSARLALDHARRTVGLGREGMQLDAGGIAKGFAADEAAAVLRACGIRSALVAAGGDIVVTDAPPGTAGWRVAVASIDGPNAAPSGYLTLRDAAVSTSGDAEQFMVVDGVRYSHIFDPRTGRALRGRSSVTVVAPDGMTSDALATAASVLGGTRGIRLVDATPRAAALIVEAREGDGMRRFESRRWRAVGGFAASR; from the coding sequence ATGGGTATTGACCTCGAAGTGATCCGTGTCGTCCGTGTGATCCGTGGCCTCGGGGCGGTGGCGGTCGCGGCCCTGCTCGTGCTCGGCGGCTCGGCGGCGGCGGAGCAGCGGTTCGAGTTCAGCGCGCCGCACATGGGCACGCTGGTGCGGCTGGTGCTGTATGCCGCGGACGCGTCCGCCGCGGAGGCTGCGGCGGCGCGGGCCTTCGGCCGCATCGGCGCGCTGGACGAGACACTCAGCGATTATCGAGAGACGAGCGAGCTGAATCAGGTGTCGCGCCGCGCCGGCGCCGGCGCGGTCGAGGTGAGCGAGGACCTGTTCCGCGTGCTCGAGGCCGGGCAGCGTGTCGCGCGGGCCAGCGGCGGGGCGTTCGACGTGACGGCCGGTCCGCTGAGTCTGGTCTGGCGCGAGGCGCGGCGGCGGAAGACGCTGCCGGATCCCGCCCGGCTCGCCGCGGCGCGGGCGCTGGTCGGCAGCGCGAGGCTCGCACTGGATCATGCGCGCCGGACCGTCGGCCTCGGGCGCGAGGGCATGCAGCTCGACGCCGGCGGGATCGCCAAGGGGTTTGCCGCGGATGAAGCCGCGGCCGTCCTCCGCGCCTGCGGCATCCGCAGCGCGCTGGTCGCGGCCGGAGGAGACATCGTCGTGACGGACGCCCCGCCGGGAACGGCGGGCTGGCGGGTCGCCGTCGCGTCGATCGACGGGCCGAACGCGGCGCCGTCCGGATACCTGACGCTCCGCGATGCGGCGGTGTCGACGTCGGGAGACGCGGAGCAGTTCATGGTGGTTGACGGCGTGCGCTATTCGCATATCTTCGATCCGCGCACCGGCCGCGCGCTCCGCGGACGCAGCAGCGTGACCGTGGTGGCGCCGGACGGGATGACGTCCGACGCGCTGGCCACCGCGGCGTCCGTGCTGGGGGGAACGCGCGGCATCCGTCTCGTCGACGCGACGCCCCGGGCGGCGGCGCTGATCGTCGAGGCGCGGGAGGGCGATGGGATGCGGAGGTTCGAGTCGCGCCGGTGGCGCGCAGTCGGCGGCTTCGCCGCCTCGAGGTGA
- a CDS encoding Gfo/Idh/MocA family oxidoreductase — MSTTRRDFLKTATTAALGGAVVQGTGTGAVFAGQRAAGSDAIRIGLIGCGGRGTGAVDDAISSSPGVTLVAMGDMFQDRLTSSRAQLTEKFGARIDVGDRAFTGVDAYKRVIASDVNYIILATPPGFRPIHLTAAIDAGKNVFTEKPVAVDGPGIRAVLAAYETAKAKGLGIAAGTQRRHQTGYLEAMKRIQDGAVGRIVSARCYWNQGGLWKRDRQPDWTDAEWQIRNWLYFTWLSGDHIVEQHVHNIDVVNWAMDGHPVSANGMGGRQVRTGPEYGHIFDHFAIDYEYAGGTPLASQCRQIQGCANNVTESLVGERGTVRLDNSGKYSITGPKAWTFADKDNRPYVQEHTDFIAAIRAGKPYNELKTVAESTLTAIMGRMSAYTGKVVTWDQALNSKEELMPRNLTLGPLPTPPVAVPGQTQLT; from the coding sequence ATGAGTACAACACGTCGAGACTTCCTGAAGACGGCAACGACGGCGGCGCTGGGCGGCGCCGTGGTTCAGGGCACCGGCACCGGCGCCGTCTTCGCCGGCCAGCGCGCCGCCGGCAGCGACGCCATTCGCATCGGCCTGATCGGCTGCGGCGGCCGCGGCACCGGCGCCGTGGACGACGCGATCAGTTCGTCGCCCGGCGTGACGCTGGTGGCGATGGGAGACATGTTCCAGGATCGCTTGACCTCGAGCCGCGCCCAGCTGACGGAGAAGTTCGGCGCCAGGATCGACGTCGGCGACCGCGCGTTCACCGGCGTCGATGCGTACAAGCGGGTGATCGCGAGCGACGTCAACTACATCATCCTGGCGACGCCGCCCGGCTTCCGGCCGATTCACCTCACCGCGGCGATCGACGCAGGCAAGAACGTCTTCACCGAAAAGCCCGTCGCCGTGGACGGTCCCGGCATCCGGGCGGTGCTCGCCGCCTACGAGACCGCGAAGGCCAAAGGACTCGGCATCGCCGCCGGCACGCAGCGGCGGCATCAGACGGGCTACCTCGAGGCGATGAAACGGATCCAGGACGGCGCCGTCGGCCGGATCGTGTCGGCCCGGTGCTACTGGAACCAGGGCGGGCTGTGGAAGCGCGATCGCCAGCCGGACTGGACCGACGCCGAGTGGCAGATCCGCAACTGGCTCTATTTCACCTGGCTCTCCGGCGATCACATCGTCGAGCAGCACGTCCACAACATCGACGTGGTGAACTGGGCGATGGACGGCCATCCGGTGAGCGCGAACGGGATGGGCGGCCGGCAGGTGCGGACCGGTCCGGAGTACGGCCACATCTTCGATCACTTCGCGATCGACTACGAGTACGCCGGCGGCACGCCGCTGGCGAGCCAGTGCCGGCAGATTCAGGGCTGCGCCAACAACGTGACCGAGTCGCTCGTCGGCGAGCGGGGCACCGTCCGGCTCGACAACAGCGGCAAGTACTCGATCACCGGCCCGAAGGCGTGGACGTTCGCCGACAAGGACAACCGGCCCTACGTGCAGGAGCATACGGACTTCATCGCGGCGATCCGCGCCGGCAAGCCGTACAACGAACTGAAGACCGTCGCCGAGAGCACGCTGACGGCGATCATGGGCCGCATGTCGGCGTATACGGGGAAGGTCGTCACCTGGGACCAGGCGCTCAACTCGAAGGAGGAGTTGATGCCGCGCAACCTGACGCTCGGCCCGCTGCCGACGCCGCCGGTGGCGGTGCCGGGCCAGACGCAGCTGACGTAG
- a CDS encoding SUMF1/EgtB/PvdO family nonheme iron enzyme, translating to MLVRVAAGLVATASLLGSAAPQAPAGHENYSEPVPGTKVQIDMIAIPGGTFTMGSPDAEAGRSADEGPAHQVRIAPLWIGRTEITWDQYDAFAFSVPGTSPGGSPPPPGGADAVTRPSPPYGDESFGFGKGNQPAINVQYHAAMEYCRWLSLRTGKTYRLATEAEWEYAARAGTSTAYSFGNDASKLDQFGWHAGNSSGRPHPVARKGPNPWGLFDMHGNVAEWVLDHYDPTFYAQVPARAPGPVLLPTHRRYSYVVRGGSWDDPAARLRSAARRGSSEEWNRRDPQSPQSIWWHTDATFVGFRIARAVEEQENLKGLRSAITTSSR from the coding sequence ATGCTCGTACGAGTCGCCGCGGGACTCGTGGCAACCGCATCGTTGCTGGGCAGCGCGGCGCCGCAGGCGCCGGCCGGACACGAGAACTACAGCGAGCCGGTCCCCGGGACGAAGGTCCAGATCGACATGATCGCGATCCCGGGGGGGACCTTCACCATGGGCAGCCCGGACGCGGAGGCCGGACGCAGCGCGGATGAAGGGCCGGCGCACCAGGTGCGGATCGCGCCGCTCTGGATCGGGCGGACGGAAATCACCTGGGACCAGTACGATGCGTTCGCGTTCTCGGTCCCGGGGACGAGCCCGGGCGGGTCGCCGCCGCCGCCCGGCGGCGCCGACGCGGTGACGCGCCCTTCACCGCCGTACGGAGACGAGTCATTCGGCTTCGGCAAGGGGAATCAGCCGGCGATCAACGTGCAGTATCACGCCGCGATGGAATACTGCCGCTGGCTGTCGCTGAGGACCGGCAAGACCTATCGACTGGCGACGGAAGCGGAGTGGGAGTACGCGGCCCGCGCCGGCACGTCCACCGCGTATTCGTTCGGGAACGACGCGTCCAAGCTCGACCAGTTCGGGTGGCACGCCGGCAACTCCAGCGGGCGCCCGCATCCGGTGGCGCGGAAGGGGCCGAACCCGTGGGGATTGTTCGACATGCACGGCAACGTCGCCGAATGGGTGCTGGACCACTACGATCCGACGTTCTACGCGCAGGTGCCGGCGCGGGCGCCGGGCCCCGTGCTGCTGCCCACCCATCGGCGGTATTCCTACGTGGTCCGCGGCGGATCGTGGGATGATCCGGCGGCCAGGCTGCGAAGCGCGGCGCGGCGGGGGTCGAGCGAGGAATGGAACCGCCGCGATCCGCAGAGCCCGCAGAGCATCTGGTGGCACACCGACGCGACGTTCGTCGGCTTCCGCATCGCCCGCGCCGTCGAGGAGCAGGAGAACTTGAAGGGACTGCGCTCGGCCATCACCACGTCGAGCCGGTAG
- a CDS encoding TonB-dependent receptor, whose amino-acid sequence MIAILLVLALAQSPPAAETIAGVVVDASGASVPGAAVTLTRGGATRTVTTAADGSWSADPPAGSGSVEIRVSALGFAPAVQVVTLPAPGSIRFQLRPAAIAEAISVTADTATARLAIESSVTSLDRATIATAPALRLDDQLRSVPGFSLFRRTSSAVANPTTQGVTLRGLSASGASRTLVIADDVPLNDPFGMWVYWDRIPVAALQRVDVLRGSSGDVHGNDALGGVIRLTTRTSRGAEAWLDAGSSGTGRASGYAGLSRGAWTGGAAAERLTTNGYRVVAPEVRGPADVRADSDASSAFGWLGGTRNTLQATVRGGYFEEDRGNGTPAQVNATVTRWTGATAHGFAGGGVWEARGDVSSTGYRQTFSAVAAGRATERLTSLQWVASSGGGAAVSWLRETARAQMLFAVNSRRARADLDEAAFSLAGVLGPVVRTRAKQLGTGVVAQGRFEVSPRIVVDAGARADHWRLEKLDDASGDNTLNFFSPRAGVSFHITPDRTLRVAWLTGFRTPTMNELYRGFRVGSTNTLANAALEPETSWGPEVAFTVRHDRWTARAIGYVTRLDGAIYNRTISSTPTLITRQRSNGDARTIGSELELEWRATSAVALTTAWAINDATFTSGELDGRRVPQVPRATGSIGARAQVRAFTAAGTVRVIGAQFDDDRNEFRLARGALVDVRGGWRLSRGLELFGAIENALDEEIDTGRTPIRTVGAPRIGRAGAIIRF is encoded by the coding sequence ATGATCGCGATCCTGCTCGTCCTCGCGCTCGCGCAGTCGCCCCCCGCCGCGGAGACGATCGCCGGCGTCGTGGTCGACGCCTCCGGGGCGTCGGTGCCCGGCGCCGCCGTCACGCTGACGCGCGGCGGCGCCACCCGCACGGTCACCACCGCCGCCGACGGCTCGTGGTCGGCGGACCCGCCGGCGGGTTCGGGAAGCGTCGAAATACGTGTCAGCGCCCTGGGCTTTGCCCCCGCCGTGCAGGTGGTGACGCTGCCCGCCCCGGGCTCCATCCGCTTTCAGCTCCGGCCGGCGGCGATTGCCGAAGCCATCAGCGTCACCGCCGATACGGCCACGGCCCGGCTCGCGATCGAGAGCAGCGTCACCTCGCTCGACCGCGCCACCATCGCGACGGCGCCGGCGCTGCGCCTCGACGATCAGCTGCGGTCCGTGCCGGGCTTCAGTCTCTTCCGCCGGACGTCGTCAGCGGTTGCCAACCCGACGACCCAGGGCGTGACGCTGCGAGGGCTGTCCGCGTCGGGCGCCAGCCGCACTCTCGTCATCGCGGACGACGTCCCGCTGAACGATCCGTTCGGCATGTGGGTGTACTGGGATCGCATTCCCGTCGCCGCCCTGCAGCGCGTCGACGTGCTGCGCGGCTCGTCGGGCGACGTGCACGGCAACGACGCGCTCGGCGGGGTCATCCGCCTCACGACGCGGACATCGCGCGGCGCGGAAGCCTGGCTCGATGCGGGATCGTCGGGAACCGGACGCGCCTCGGGATACGCCGGCTTGTCGCGCGGCGCCTGGACCGGCGGCGCCGCGGCCGAGCGGCTGACGACGAACGGGTATCGCGTCGTCGCGCCCGAAGTGCGCGGGCCCGCGGACGTGCGCGCGGACTCCGACGCGAGTTCGGCATTCGGGTGGCTCGGCGGGACGCGGAACACGCTGCAGGCGACGGTGCGCGGCGGCTACTTCGAGGAGGATCGCGGCAACGGAACCCCGGCGCAGGTGAACGCGACGGTGACGCGGTGGACCGGCGCGACGGCGCACGGGTTCGCCGGCGGCGGGGTGTGGGAGGCCCGCGGCGACGTCAGCTCCACCGGGTACCGGCAGACGTTCTCCGCCGTGGCGGCCGGCCGTGCCACGGAGCGGCTCACCAGCCTCCAGTGGGTTGCGTCGTCCGGCGGCGGCGCCGCGGTCAGCTGGCTGCGCGAGACGGCACGGGCGCAGATGCTGTTCGCCGTCAACAGCCGCCGCGCGCGCGCCGACCTGGACGAAGCCGCCTTCTCGCTCGCCGGGGTGCTCGGGCCGGTGGTGCGGACGCGCGCGAAGCAGCTCGGCACCGGCGTCGTCGCACAGGGCAGGTTCGAGGTCTCACCGCGGATAGTGGTCGACGCCGGAGCCCGCGCCGATCACTGGCGGCTCGAGAAGCTGGACGACGCGAGCGGCGACAACACGCTGAACTTCTTCTCGCCGCGGGCCGGCGTCTCGTTTCACATCACTCCCGATCGCACCCTGCGCGTTGCCTGGCTCACCGGGTTCCGCACGCCGACGATGAACGAGCTGTATCGCGGGTTCCGCGTGGGCAGCACCAATACGCTGGCGAACGCCGCGCTGGAGCCGGAAACCTCCTGGGGGCCGGAAGTGGCGTTCACGGTGCGTCACGACCGCTGGACGGCGCGTGCCATCGGCTATGTGACGCGTCTCGACGGCGCGATCTACAACCGGACGATCTCCTCGACGCCGACCTTGATTACGCGCCAGCGCAGCAACGGCGACGCGCGTACGATCGGCTCGGAGCTGGAGCTGGAATGGCGGGCGACGAGCGCCGTCGCGCTGACCACGGCGTGGGCGATCAACGACGCCACGTTCACCTCGGGCGAGCTGGACGGACGGCGCGTGCCGCAGGTGCCGCGCGCAACCGGGTCGATCGGCGCGCGCGCGCAGGTCCGCGCCTTCACCGCCGCCGGCACCGTCCGCGTCATCGGCGCGCAGTTCGACGACGATCGCAACGAATTCCGCCTTGCGCGCGGAGCGCTCGTCGACGTGCGCGGCGGCTGGCGGCTGTCGCGCGGCCTCGAGCTGTTCGGCGCGATCGAGAACGCGCTCGACGAGGAGATCGACACCGGCCGCACGCCGATTCGCACCGTCGGAGCACCGCGCATCGGGCGCGCCGGCGCCATCATCAGGTTCTGA
- a CDS encoding response regulator transcription factor has product MTIHTPPRVLIVEDEHHLAEGLRFNLEAEGFHAEVVDDGERALARLSDPDDPFDLVVLDVMLPGRDGFAVATELRQKRNFVPILMLTARGRPEDVLKGFAAGADDYLAKPAELAILLARVGGLLRRSAWNRDDTRAEPRQDRYTFSGKTIDFDTLELAVGDRVLQLTLMEANLLRYLVEHEGRVVSRKTMLEQVWGLHEDTDTRAIDNFIVRLRRYIEKEPGRPRHLLTVRGVGYRFIANPDA; this is encoded by the coding sequence GTGACCATCCACACCCCGCCGCGCGTGCTGATCGTCGAGGACGAGCACCACCTCGCCGAGGGGCTGCGCTTCAACCTGGAGGCGGAAGGCTTCCACGCCGAAGTCGTCGACGACGGCGAGCGCGCGCTGGCACGCCTGTCGGATCCCGACGACCCGTTCGACCTGGTGGTGCTCGACGTCATGCTGCCGGGGCGCGACGGCTTTGCCGTCGCCACCGAGCTCAGGCAGAAACGGAACTTCGTCCCCATCCTGATGCTCACCGCCCGCGGCCGGCCTGAGGACGTCTTGAAGGGATTCGCCGCCGGCGCCGACGACTACCTGGCCAAGCCGGCGGAGCTGGCGATCCTGCTCGCCCGCGTCGGCGGCCTGCTCCGGCGGAGCGCCTGGAATCGCGATGACACGCGCGCCGAGCCCAGGCAGGACCGCTACACGTTCAGCGGCAAGACGATAGACTTTGATACCCTCGAACTCGCGGTAGGGGACCGCGTGCTGCAGTTGACGCTGATGGAGGCGAACCTGCTCCGCTACCTCGTCGAGCATGAGGGCAGGGTCGTCTCGAGAAAGACTATGCTGGAACAGGTCTGGGGTCTCCACGAGGACACCGACACCCGCGCGATCGACAACTTCATCGTGCGGCTTCGTCGATATATCGAAAAGGAGCCCGGCCGCCCGCGGCACCTGCTGACGGTGCGCGGCGTGGGCTACCGCTTCATCGCCAACCCCGACGCATGA